Sequence from the Lepisosteus oculatus isolate fLepOcu1 chromosome 13, fLepOcu1.hap2, whole genome shotgun sequence genome:
GAAATATGGCCACAGATAACTTATTTCAGGTTCAAAGCACAAACCAGCACTGTCTAGAGTATAGGGTATAGAGTATATCTTCTTTCCAAACAAATACCTCTCCTACTTGGGTCAATTCAAAGCCCCCGCATAAATTAATTTCTTATATAAACTTCAGCTGTAGAGAATGTCCGACATTTGTGTTACATATTCTTGATTCAAAAGCACACATCTACAGtagattttctgtttctgtgacAGTGATCACAATCATAATTCAACTGTATCACTAGATATGGTTTGCAGAGATTTATTCTAAATTTAATGGAAATAAACAAACCAACACAAAGCAGATCCCTTTATGACTGCAGATGCAATTCTGAAGAAAAGATttgaaaaagtatttaatttgggATGTTTTGGTTCTGCAgtttagaaaaaacaataaCTTCACACTCACTTTTcaaatgacgtctgaagcactgaaatgattaatattaaaataacagacAATTGCAAGTAATGCAGTATTAATCTAAATGCAACATATCTGtattaaaaatctttttgagtttttcaaagcatAGTTGACTGATTTTTATACAGGAAGTGTAATAAACTATTCCTTTAGATGTGTCTGTACAGTATTATTTGTAGATTTCTGTtttgaatttatattttttgatGATTGGTACATTATAGTCTTTTGCATGAAAAAGATTCCTTTAAATGATTTCCTGAAGGGTGAATTGCATTCTGAATTTGATACGTTAAGGTTTTTGCCCCTCCTATATGCAATCTTTCTATTTTGTCATTTAGACTGAGGAATGagaaccaaaagagtttgttgTCAGATTGTTGTTAAGAATTAataattctcttttttgtttAGATAATACATTGATTGCTGTATATCTTTATAAGGTAGTAAAATATATCTATagataagaaaacaaaatgtctatttacagttttttaaaatctaatttaGATGCATTGAAATGCTGTTAACTTGCTTCTCTTCAATTCTATCTTTGTTGAACCAATTCAATTAATACCATTTTAGTATtctttaatattagcataatctAAAATAGTACAAacatgatattattattattattattattattattattattattattatattaataataataataataataataataataataataataataataaagtgctAAAATCGTAACAGAATCAGTTCATATGTGTACATAACACCAAACGGGAACCTCTGTACAATTGTATGAATAATATGGAGCTATCTGcttcttaaaatatatttttaatatgatagatttttcatttgtttttttaatacatattaGATCCACATTGGTGTCTTAAGATAAATCACTCTAATTATTTCCAAACCATCCTATTGCTAAAACCTCATAAACAATTCATAAAAAGGTGACTTGGAAATGGAAATAGAgatatagatatactgtagatagaaaTAGCGCCATTAGTAATCTGCTAACAgcaaacattttaatctgcATTCTGAAATTCATACTATAGAATCTTTTTCAATACAATGACACTTATTCAAGGTCATGTGTATTGCAACTTTAAATTTAGATGTTAATAAAATGATGTTCTTCAtagatttgtaaattatttttaacaggtAATCTTGATTTCTTTTGGTTATTGAGCATTAATATTCCTGATACTTTATCTtactgttaatgttaatgtcTTAATGTTGACAGTGATTTTACACTATGGGGAGACTGAAGACTAAAGTATCTTTGAGCTGCTGCCTTGATTTTTTCATTCCTTAGCCAGTAAATAATGGGGTTGAGCAAAGGGGTGAGGAAATAGTACACTGCACCTACAAAGATGCGTCCATCAGGAGGGATGCTTTCCACTCTCAACCCAATGTACACTACAGCACTGGACACATAATAGAGGAAGACAACAGCCACATGTGAGGAGCACATTGAGAAGGCCTTCTTACGGCTTACCACAGTTTTCAGTTTCATTACTGATGCTATAATTCTGCAGTATGTCCACAAGACATAGAGAAAGGGGATATAGATTGACATCATGGCCATAAGTAGAGTAAAATTTACGTGAACTGTAACATCACCACAAGCTAATGACATTACTGTACGGTAATCACAGACAATGTGTAGGATAAGATTTGATCCACAGAAGGGCAAAGTGCTTGCCGGTACCACTGATAAAAGAGGCGCAAAGACGCCCAGCACCCAGATGGTGGAGGCCATTTTTAAACAGACCTTGGTGTTGATTAAGGTGTTGTAATGCAAAGGCTTTACGATTGCAGCATATCGGTCATAAGACATGGCTGCTACAAGGAATCCTTCAATAGCAGCAAATGCTATGAAAAAATGCATCTGTATAAAACAACCCGAGAAAGAGATGATGTTGTTGTGATGCAAAAGAACTGCTAGCAGTTTTGGTATGACAGTACTAGTTAGTAGAATATCTAAGAGACTTAAATTCCCCAGGAAGAAGTACATGGGGGTTTGGAGCCCGTGGTCCAGGGCAACTAACACCAAGATGAGCAGATTACCCATGATGATGGCCAGGAAGAGGATGAGGAAGAAGATGAAGAGTGCAATGTAGTGTTCCTGCAGGCCAGGCAATCCAACAATGATGAATTCAGAGTGCAGAGTTCTATTGGAGTCACTCATGGCTCGGTGTTTCAGGGTACTTACACAGGAGAGCCAAGAAGTAGGTTGGTTTAGTTGTGGTTTGGAAAAAAATCCATAGAATCTGAAAGAAtagttaaatatgtttttatactTGGCTTATTATAATGAATAtccaatattttaaatgtcatatTAACGTTTAACACATTGTCCTGCCAAACTCATAGTGATTTCCTAAAGGGTGAATTGTATTCTGGCTACATATCTCTTTGCATGTGAGTAGCACGTTTTTCTCCCTGGATTGTTCtttcttttgatattttgtAACAACTAATCCAACAACCTGGAACATCTTAAGATAATCTGATTTGAGACAATAGACTGGTGGTTACATCCTTTATTTTgctctcttcatttttcttttctagcaAGGCAGTATTACTTTGTTTATTTACTTTGATCATTCTCAGTTCAATATcatagtaaaagaaaaatgtgagaGAGAACACATTTTGGGACTGTTTCTGGCTGGAATGATACAAATGAAGGGTTTATTCTGTAACTGGGAAAAGATATCAGCTTCGCAGCAAAGTAACAAGAATTACTAATGGTTGTGATTGTCACAGTACAACAATGTTTTAGAGAAACCTAGAAAATTGCTAACAGTCATTAGGTGTTAAAGGCTTGCCAGAGTTTTATAGGAGTGTCTATATAGTGTTAATATCAGAACACACAGGATAGTGTAATAGATCTATAGAAATGTGGTTTGCAGATAAGCAAAAACAACATGGACCGTGGCAGAGGGTTGTGCTTTCTGGAGACCCCTGGTTCTATACTTTATTTACTAATGGGAAATCAAAAAGgtgaaaacacaaaaaccacAGCTGAGGTCTGTATAATTGtagtttatataatatataattgcaatgaaaatatttaggaaaattGTATTACTCAAGGTTAAAGCATTTTATGCATTATTTGAATTACAGTAAAAACAATGGAAATCATTtggaattaaaatgaaacacaatcTATTATCATtatc
This genomic interval carries:
- the LOC102693792 gene encoding olfactory receptor 6N1-like, with protein sequence MSDSNRTLHSEFIIVGLPGLQEHYIALFIFFLILFLAIIMGNLLILVLVALDHGLQTPMYFFLGNLSLLDILLTSTVIPKLLAVLLHHNNIISFSGCFIQMHFFIAFAAIEGFLVAAMSYDRYAAIVKPLHYNTLINTKVCLKMASTIWVLGVFAPLLSVVPASTLPFCGSNLILHIVCDYRTVMSLACGDVTVHVNFTLLMAMMSIYIPFLYVLWTYCRIIASVMKLKTVVSRKKAFSMCSSHVAVVFLYYVSSAVVYIGLRVESIPPDGRIFVGAVYYFLTPLLNPIIYWLRNEKIKAAAQRYFSLQSPHSVKSLSTLRH